The Coregonus clupeaformis isolate EN_2021a chromosome 20, ASM2061545v1, whole genome shotgun sequence genome contains a region encoding:
- the LOC121533737 gene encoding serine/threonine-protein kinase TNNI3K-like: protein MSYLCVLFCVCDPQLNSSGLNSSGSLSPSGSSDCLARGSPGRSHVAALRSRFKLEYALNAHAYAVWTQSEDDMIPKVHLWMNSGGICRFHLLTEMNL from the exons ATGTCATATTTGTGTGTGCTTTTTTGTGTTTGTGATCCACAGTTGAACAGCAGCGGGTTGAACAGCAGCGGGTCCCtgtccccctcgggctcctctGACTGCCTGGCGAGGGGCAGTCCTGGTCGGAGTCACGTGGCTGCCCTCCGCTCCCGCTTTAAGCTGGAGTACGCACTCAACGCCCACGCCTACGCTGTCTGGACTCAGAG cgaGGATGACATGATTCCCAAGGTCCATCTCTGGATGAACTCAGGAGGAATATGCCGTTTCCACCTATTGACCGAAATG AACCTATGA